GGGGGGCGGAGGCTCCACGCGCCCTTGCGGGTTGCCTGGCTGATTGCGAGCCGGAGATCATGGACACCCTGGTCCGGGCGTTGATTTCACTGGCCGGTCGCTACCCGCACGAGGTCGTCGGTGCCGCGACCGTTCTGTTTCAGGCCGAGGATGAACGGATCCGAACCGAGGCGGTGAACATTCTCGCCGGCATCAACGACGGGGAGATCGTGCCCTTGGTCGTCATGGCGCTGAAGGACGAGAGTCCTTCGGTGCGTGCCGCTGCCGTTCGTGCCTGCTCGGGGCGGGACGAAGGCGAGCTCTGGCAGGCGCTTGTTCTGGCGCTGACAGACGAGGTCGGTGATGTGCGGCGTCTGGCGGCCGAGGCGATCGGCGGCAGCGGCCATCCGGATGCATGTGACGCACTGCGGCTGGCGGTGCAGGACGAGGATATCTGGGTACGGGCTTCGGCGGTGCGGGCCCTCGGGAGAATTGCTTCGGAGGAGGCGCTGGCGCTGGTCAGGGAAAAGCTCGCCGATCCGGTCGGCCTGGTGGTCATCGCCGGCCTGGAGACTCTGGTCGAAGCCGCACCGCAAAGCGCCGGCGAAGCCTTGGTCGAAGCTCTCGATCACGATGATGCCGAGGTGGTCATCGCCGCCCTGAAACAGCTGGCCCTGTCCGGCTGCAGCGACTGGGTCGCCGGCCGAGGCGAGGCGCTGCTCAATCATGGCAACTGGGAAGTCAGGCTGACAGCTGCGCGTACCCTGGTTGAGGTCGGGGCGGAACAGGTTGCGTCCCTGCTGGAGAACCGTCTGCTGATCGAGGGCGAAGATCTCGTCCGGCAGCAACTGGTCGAATTGTTGGAGGCCCTGCGGGCGGCCCGGGAGTTCTGATTCATGCTCATTTTCTCCCCCGAAATTCCCATGAGCCTGGAGGAATTCCGCCTGCTGCGCGACTTCGTCTATCAGTATTGCGGCCTGCATTTCTCCGAGGATTCCAGATACATTCTGGAAAAGCGTCTCGGCCGTCGGCTGCAGCATCTTCGCCTGAACAATTACAAGGATTATTACTATTATCTGCGTTACAACGCGGCCCGGGACCAGGAACTGACCGAGCTGATCAACCTGCTGACCACCAACGAAACCTACTTTTTTCGTGAGGAATTCCAGCTCAGAAGTTTCAGTGAAGAGATCGTTCCCGAAATCTGCCGCCGCAAGCAGGAAAAGGGTGAGCGGCGCATCCGCATCTGGAGCGCCGGCTGTTCCACCGGCGAAGAACCCTACACAATCGCCATGCTGCTGCTGGAGAACCGGGCGGTTCAGGGCTGGCAGATCGAGATCATCGGTACCGACATCAGCCAGAGGGTGCTGCAGGTCGCCCGCAAGGGGCTGTACGGCGAAAGTTCTTTCCGCTCGACTCCCGAACGCTACCGCCAGCGTCACTTCCGTCCCCAGGACGGCAAGTGGCTGATCGACGACAGTGTGAAGCGGCTGGTCACCATCAGCCATCTCAATCTCTTCGACCGACCGCGGGTGGCGCTGCTCGGTCGCATGGACATCATCTTCTGTCGCAATGTCATTATCTACTTCGATCTTCCAGCCAAGAAGAGGGTTGTCGAAACCTTCTACCAGCGCCTCAATCCAGGTGGATACCTGTTGCTGGGACACTCCGAATCACTGATGAACATCACCACTCTCTACGAACTCAAACATCTGCAGCATGACATGGTCTACCAGAAACCGCTCGACGACCTGCCGGGAGGGCTGAAGCCATGAAGAACGGCAAGGTCAGGGTGCTGGTGGTCGACGACTCGGCCTACAACCGGCGTACCATCATCCGGTTTTTACAGGAGATGGAGGGAGTCGAGGTTGTCGGTTACGCCGTCAACGGAGAGGAGGGTTTGCGCAAGGTCTTCGATCTGAAGCCGGATCTCATCACCCTCGATCTCGAGATGCCCCGCATGGACGGCTTCTCTTTTCTGCGCATCCTGATGCAGAACCGGCCGACGCCGGTCATCGTCGTCTCGGCTCGGGCCGACGACCAGAACGTTTTTCGGGCGCTTGAGTTCGGGGCCGTCGAGTTCGTCGCCAAGCCGAGCGCCCAGATCTCTCCGGAACTGTTCAATATACGCGACGACCTGGTTCGCAAGGTCTGCGAGGTGGCCGGTGCCGACATGAAGAAGGTGCTGGGCCGGGCCGCCGGGACGGCGGGCGGAGCTGCCGGCGAGTACAAAGGCGTCGTTCGCAAGGGGCAACGCCTGGCGGGCAAAAAGGGCGCTCCACCGCGCTTCGAGGCGGTGGTGATCGGCGCTTCGACAGGAGGTCCCCCGGCGCTGCAGGCCATCTTTTCCGCCATCCAGCATCGGCCCGGTATCCGGTTCGCCGTTTCGCAGCACATGCCGCCGGGATTTACCCACGCTTTCGCCGAGCGGCTGAACAAGTTCACCGCTCTTGATGTCAAGGAGGCGGAAAACGGCGATCTGTTTGCCCCTGACCGGGTTCTGATCGCTCCCGGCGGCAAGAATCTCGTCTTTCGCCGGCTCGGTGAGGATATCGTGGCCCAGGTCGTCGATCCATCCCCCGATCAGCGTTACACGCCTTCGGTCGACGTGATGTTTCGCTCTGCCAGTGAAATCTTCGGTTCGTCACTGCTCGGCGTGGTCCTGACCGGCATGGGCAATGATGGAGCCCGCGGTGCGCGCCTGATCAATGACCGTGGCGGCTGCGTCATCGCCGAATCCGAAGAGACCAGCGTCGTTTTCGGCATGCCCAAGGAAGCCATTGCCACCGGGTCCATCGACAGGGTCGTTCCTTTGAATGGAATATGCCGGGAAATTTTTCGCCGCTGTGGGGTATAGACCTGGAAAATGTGGATATTTTTGCGATTGGTTGTTAAGATGACGACCGATGTTTCAATCAGATGAAATTGTCGAGGTGAGTGACATGTCGATGAATGAAGACGAACATCGAAGGGCGAGCAGTCGGGCCGAGGAGTTTCTCCAGGTCTTCAAGAAGGGCGCCGAGTTCACCCAGGAGCTGCTCAAGGAGAACGAGCGGCTCAGGTTTCAGGTGCTGAAACTGCAGGAGGAACGAAAGAAGGGGGTGCCGGTCGGCAGCGACAACGAGATTATCGCCAAGCTGCAGAAACGGATCGAGGAGCTGGAAAAGGAGAAGGCCGAAATTCTTGACCGCATCAAGGAGGTTGAGGCGGAAAATCTCGATTTCGCCAATCGCTATGTCGATATCGAGAACGAAAACAACATGCTGGCCAATCTCTACATCGCCTCTTACCAGCTGCACTCGACCCTTGACTTCAACGAGGTTCTGCAGATCATTCTCGAGATCATCATCAACCTGATCGGCGGTGAGCAGTTCGCCGTCATGCTGCTCGACGAAAAAACCAACACCCTGCGGGCGGTTGCCTCCGAGGGCTTCGAGAAGGAGGAGTTGCCGGTCGTTTCGCTGGGTGATGGCATCATCGGCACCATGGCCAAGACCGGTGAAAACTACTTTGTCGACGAACTTGAGTCCTACCAGAAGGATCTGCACAGCCCGATGGTCTGTATTCCGCTCAAGATCAAGGAACATGTCATCGGCGTTATTGTCATCTACTCGCTGCTAGAACAGAAAAGCCGGTTCGCTGAGGTCGATTACGAATTGTTCACCCTGCTGGCCGGACATGCGGCCACGGCCATCTTCTCGTCGAAGCTCTACTCCGAGTCGGAACGGAAGTTGACCACCATCCAGGGCTTCATCGATCTGATGACCAAGTAGGGGGGAGAGGATAATGGCGACCTACAAAGTTCTCATCGTTGAAGATTCACCGACCATGCGGCAGCTGATCGTCTTTGCGCTCAAGCGATTGCGGGGATTGCAAATCGTCGAGGCCAACGACGGTGTCGACGGCCTGAAGAAGCTGTCGACCGAAAAGTTCGATCTGATTCTGACCGACATCAACATGCCGATCATGGACGGACTGAAACTGGTTTCCCTGGTCCGCAACGATCCCGGATACAAGGATGTCCCGATTGTCATCATCACCACCGAAGGGGCGAACGAGGATCGCGAGCGGGCCCTGGCGCTGGGAGCCAATGAATACATCACCAAACCGATTCAGACCACCAAGATTCTCGAGTCGGCGCGCCGGCTTCTCAACCTGCCGGGCTGACCGGCCTGATCGGGGGCGCCGCCAGCGCGCTTGACAAGAAGCGTCGGTGTCAAGTTAAATAGCCGCGACGCGCGGAAAAAGGAACTCGACGTAAAGAAGGAGGAAAGGTTGGCCAAGGAAGAAGCAATCGAAGTCGAAGGGGAAGTTATCGAGCCGCTTCCCAATGCCATGTTTCGGGTCAAGCTCGACAACGGGCATGTGGTTCTCGCCCACATTTCGGGCAAGATGCGCAAGTATTACATCCGCATTCTCCCCGGTGACCGGGTTACGGTGGAACTTTCACCCTACGATCTGACGCGCGGTCGCATCACCTACCGGGAAAAATAGCCCCCGGTTCGTGACAAGTGACAGCTTCGCCACCTTGCGGTGGCCAAGTCTTGTTCAGCAACCAATCGGAAAAGCCGGCATCTGCCGGTTTTCCTGTTTCAAGTCATGTACATTGTGAGACAACGTCCGGTGGGACCGGACGTCGGTCGCACGGTTTTCGGGGTCAGCCCCGCTGACAGGAGGCAGTATGCAGGAGCGCTATGACGCCAGCGCCATTGAGAGCAAATGGCAGAAGATATGGGAGGAGAGGAAGGCTTTCCGGGCCGATGCCGATCCCTCCCGCAAAAAATACTATCTGCTCGAGATGTTTCCCTATCCCTCCGGGCGCATCCACATGGGCCATGTCCGCAACTATTCCATCGGTGATGTGATTGCCCGTTTCAAGGCTCTGCAGGGGTACAACGTCCTGCACCCCATGGGATGGGACGCCTTCGGCATGCCGGCGGAAAATGCCGCCATCCAGAACAAGATCCATCCGGCGGTCTGGACCCGGGAAAACATCGCCAACATGCGTTCCCAGCTGAAGAAGATGGGGCTTTCCTACGACTGGGACCGGGAGTTTGCCACCTGCGACCCCGAGTACTACCGCTGGGAACAGCTGATCTTTCTGCGCATGCTGGAGAAGGGGCTGGCCTACAAGAAGAGTTCGACGGTCAACTGGTGTCCCGACTGCCAGACGGTTCTGGCCAACGAGCAGGTCGAGGACAACTGCTGCTGGCGCTGCGGCAACGAAGTCGACGAAAAGGAACTCGAGCAGTGGTTCTTCAAGATCACCGACTATGCCCAGGAGCTGCTCGACGAGATGGAAAATCTCAGGGGCTGGCCCGAACCGGTGCTGACCATGCAGCGCAACTGGATCGGCCGCAGCGTCGGTTGCGAGATCGATTTTCCCGTCGAGGGAAGCGACCGCAAGATCCGGGTGTTCACCACCCGCCAGGACACCCTGTTCGGCGCCACCTTCATGTCCCTGGCGCCGGAACATCCCATGGCCCGCCAGCTGACCACGGACGAGAGACGCGACGAGGTCGAGGCCTTCATCGCCAGGGTCAGGAAGATGGATCGCATCGTCCGCAGCGCCGGTGACTATGAAAAGGAAGGGGTGTTCACCGGCAGTTACTGCATCAATCCCGCCACCGGCGCTCGCATGCCGGTCTTTCTGGCCAATTTCGTGCTCATGGATTACGGAACCGGTGCGGTCATGGCCGTTCCCAGCCACGACCAGCGGGATTTCGAATTCGCCCGCAAATACGACCTGCCCCTGGTTGTGGTCATCCAGCCGGACGGGGAGGTTCTCGACCCGGCCACCATGACCGAGGCCTGGACCGGTTCCGGCAGGCTGGTCAATTCCGGTCCCTTCGACGGTCTGGACAACGAGGCGGCCAAGGAGGAGATCGCCGCATGGCTGGCCGAAAAGGGCCTTGGCGCGCAAACGGTCAACTATCGCCTGCGCGACTGGGGCGTGTCCCGCCAGCGCTACTGGGGAACGCCGATCCCGGTCATCTACTGTGACAGTTGCGGCATCGTTCCCGTGCCGGAAGAGCAGCTTCCGGTTCTGCTGCCCACCGATGTCGAGTTTACCGGGGAAGGGGGCAGTCCCCTGGCCCGGGTCGAAAGCTTCGTTAGGACGACCTGTCCCCGTTGCGGTCAGGCCGCGCGGCGCGAGACCGATACTTTCGACACCTTCGTCGAGAGCTCCTGGTACTTCGCCCGTTACGCCTCGCCGCATGAGGAAGGCGCGCCGGTCGACCGGGAGCAGGTCCGTTACTGGCTGCCCGTGGACCAGTACATCGGTGGTATCGAGCACGCGGTCATGCATCTGCTCTATGCGCGCTTCTTCACCAAGGTGATGCGTGACCTCGGTTTCGTCGATGGCGACCTGAACGAGCCGTTCACCAATCTGCTCACCCAGGGTATGGTCTGTATGGAGACCTGCTCCTGTCCCGAACATGGCTGGCTCTATCCGGAAGAGGTCAGGGACGGCCGCTGTGCCACCTGCGGCGCCGAGATCCGCACCGGGCGCACAGAGAAGATGAGCAAGTCGAAGAAGAACGTGGTCGATCCCGACCATCTGATTGCCACCTACGGCGCCGATACCGCTCGGCTCTTCTCCCTGTTCGCGGCGCCGCCGGAAAAGGA
This window of the Geothermobacter ehrlichii genome carries:
- a CDS encoding CheR family methyltransferase, yielding MLIFSPEIPMSLEEFRLLRDFVYQYCGLHFSEDSRYILEKRLGRRLQHLRLNNYKDYYYYLRYNAARDQELTELINLLTTNETYFFREEFQLRSFSEEIVPEICRRKQEKGERRIRIWSAGCSTGEEPYTIAMLLLENRAVQGWQIEIIGTDISQRVLQVARKGLYGESSFRSTPERYRQRHFRPQDGKWLIDDSVKRLVTISHLNLFDRPRVALLGRMDIIFCRNVIIYFDLPAKKRVVETFYQRLNPGGYLLLGHSESLMNITTLYELKHLQHDMVYQKPLDDLPGGLKP
- the cheB gene encoding chemotaxis-specific protein-glutamate methyltransferase CheB → MKNGKVRVLVVDDSAYNRRTIIRFLQEMEGVEVVGYAVNGEEGLRKVFDLKPDLITLDLEMPRMDGFSFLRILMQNRPTPVIVVSARADDQNVFRALEFGAVEFVAKPSAQISPELFNIRDDLVRKVCEVAGADMKKVLGRAAGTAGGAAGEYKGVVRKGQRLAGKKGAPPRFEAVVIGASTGGPPALQAIFSAIQHRPGIRFAVSQHMPPGFTHAFAERLNKFTALDVKEAENGDLFAPDRVLIAPGGKNLVFRRLGEDIVAQVVDPSPDQRYTPSVDVMFRSASEIFGSSLLGVVLTGMGNDGARGARLINDRGGCVIAESEETSVVFGMPKEAIATGSIDRVVPLNGICREIFRRCGV
- a CDS encoding GAF domain-containing protein, with product MNEDEHRRASSRAEEFLQVFKKGAEFTQELLKENERLRFQVLKLQEERKKGVPVGSDNEIIAKLQKRIEELEKEKAEILDRIKEVEAENLDFANRYVDIENENNMLANLYIASYQLHSTLDFNEVLQIILEIIINLIGGEQFAVMLLDEKTNTLRAVASEGFEKEELPVVSLGDGIIGTMAKTGENYFVDELESYQKDLHSPMVCIPLKIKEHVIGVIVIYSLLEQKSRFAEVDYELFTLLAGHAATAIFSSKLYSESERKLTTIQGFIDLMTK
- a CDS encoding response regulator, yielding MATYKVLIVEDSPTMRQLIVFALKRLRGLQIVEANDGVDGLKKLSTEKFDLILTDINMPIMDGLKLVSLVRNDPGYKDVPIVIITTEGANEDRERALALGANEYITKPIQTTKILESARRLLNLPG
- the infA gene encoding translation initiation factor IF-1, producing the protein MAKEEAIEVEGEVIEPLPNAMFRVKLDNGHVVLAHISGKMRKYYIRILPGDRVTVELSPYDLTRGRITYREK
- the leuS gene encoding leucine--tRNA ligase is translated as MQERYDASAIESKWQKIWEERKAFRADADPSRKKYYLLEMFPYPSGRIHMGHVRNYSIGDVIARFKALQGYNVLHPMGWDAFGMPAENAAIQNKIHPAVWTRENIANMRSQLKKMGLSYDWDREFATCDPEYYRWEQLIFLRMLEKGLAYKKSSTVNWCPDCQTVLANEQVEDNCCWRCGNEVDEKELEQWFFKITDYAQELLDEMENLRGWPEPVLTMQRNWIGRSVGCEIDFPVEGSDRKIRVFTTRQDTLFGATFMSLAPEHPMARQLTTDERRDEVEAFIARVRKMDRIVRSAGDYEKEGVFTGSYCINPATGARMPVFLANFVLMDYGTGAVMAVPSHDQRDFEFARKYDLPLVVVIQPDGEVLDPATMTEAWTGSGRLVNSGPFDGLDNEAAKEEIAAWLAEKGLGAQTVNYRLRDWGVSRQRYWGTPIPVIYCDSCGIVPVPEEQLPVLLPTDVEFTGEGGSPLARVESFVRTTCPRCGQAARRETDTFDTFVESSWYFARYASPHEEGAPVDREQVRYWLPVDQYIGGIEHAVMHLLYARFFTKVMRDLGFVDGDLNEPFTNLLTQGMVCMETCSCPEHGWLYPEEVRDGRCATCGAEIRTGRTEKMSKSKKNVVDPDHLIATYGADTARLFSLFAAPPEKDLEWNEQGVEGCYRFLNRVWRAVHDNLELVGQAGAVPEKLDSAARSLRRQTHKTIRKVTEDIEGRFHFNTAISAVMELVNAIYGFEERQRHPEVLREALETVVRLLNPFVPHIAAELWERLGHGESLESLGWPQYDREALVEDEILIVVQVNGKVRGKISVAADAEQKAIEEKALTEPNVARFIEGKTVRKVIVVPGRLVNVVAN